One window of Bdellovibrionales bacterium genomic DNA carries:
- a CDS encoding transketolase — SPTATRGLVALMDMEAVIGGAASHFGGPSGFAEMMSAIFGYMFWQSQKQKKEWHQLFHFVNDAGHCENGLYALKANYKLAGLDIEHLRHFRSIESVLTGHGEAHLFPQSVYISNGPLGSGLPQAQGLAAAESLSASPRTTVVAISDGGCMEGEAREAFAAIPGLAANKKLGPVLCMISDNNTKLSGRIDKDSFSMTPTFASLAAQGWNVITVGDGHDLQGVFTAIEQAMDALKKDPTTPVALWCKTIKGKGVKKTEESSSGGHGFPLKKYDELPAFLTEIFSAQEMPQQLKMWLEDLVARESKKTTTSASSVKKEKAQDGVSKALIEAVEKHQLPVISISADLQGSTGVENFRKKFPAHTFEVGVAESNMVSMGIGLSKQGYLPVVDTFAQFGVTKGALPLIMSGLSEGPVMGIFSHTGFQDAADGASHQALAYLAMSGSIPHVETYCLTCSEEAYHLVSQALQQMAEDKKRGVAGKSYLFFLGRETFPPKFNETATYKLGKAHVISDRLGNAAQKVMIAVSGSLVSEALEAQEKLAQKNIGSIVVNPAVMNRPDVEFFAKWLPKADGNLVTLEDHRVIGGMASVLVPELLSHDIKINRLRTLGVGDEFGRSSYTAKDLYKLHGLDAEAVVKAVTH; from the coding sequence TCACCGACGGCGACACGAGGATTGGTGGCACTGATGGATATGGAGGCCGTCATCGGTGGAGCTGCGAGCCATTTCGGTGGTCCATCTGGTTTTGCCGAAATGATGTCCGCCATTTTCGGTTACATGTTTTGGCAGTCACAAAAACAAAAAAAGGAATGGCACCAACTCTTCCATTTTGTGAATGATGCCGGTCATTGCGAAAACGGTCTTTACGCTCTAAAGGCGAACTATAAACTCGCCGGGCTGGATATCGAACATCTTCGTCACTTTAGAAGTATTGAAAGTGTTTTAACTGGTCACGGTGAAGCGCATTTATTTCCGCAATCTGTTTACATTAGCAACGGCCCGTTAGGTTCTGGACTTCCCCAAGCCCAGGGGTTGGCGGCGGCCGAATCATTGAGTGCTTCTCCACGAACAACGGTGGTTGCGATTTCCGACGGCGGCTGCATGGAAGGGGAGGCCCGCGAAGCGTTTGCGGCGATCCCGGGTTTAGCGGCCAATAAAAAATTAGGTCCTGTGCTGTGTATGATCAGCGATAACAACACAAAACTATCTGGTCGTATCGATAAAGATAGTTTTTCGATGACTCCCACTTTCGCTTCATTAGCCGCGCAAGGTTGGAATGTGATCACGGTCGGTGACGGACATGACCTCCAAGGTGTTTTCACGGCGATTGAGCAAGCGATGGACGCTCTTAAAAAAGATCCAACGACACCGGTTGCCCTCTGGTGCAAAACGATTAAAGGAAAGGGTGTCAAAAAGACCGAAGAGTCTTCCTCCGGAGGACATGGTTTTCCGCTCAAAAAATACGACGAGCTTCCTGCATTTTTAACCGAGATTTTTTCAGCTCAAGAAATGCCCCAACAGTTAAAAATGTGGCTGGAGGATTTGGTCGCTCGCGAATCGAAAAAAACGACGACATCGGCATCCTCTGTTAAAAAAGAAAAAGCTCAAGACGGCGTGAGCAAAGCTCTCATAGAGGCCGTTGAGAAGCATCAGCTTCCGGTCATCTCTATCTCTGCGGATCTTCAAGGGTCCACTGGCGTTGAAAACTTCAGAAAAAAATTCCCCGCCCACACGTTCGAAGTCGGAGTGGCGGAGTCGAACATGGTGAGCATGGGCATAGGTTTATCCAAGCAGGGATATCTCCCGGTCGTAGACACGTTCGCGCAATTCGGTGTCACTAAAGGCGCGTTGCCTTTAATCATGAGTGGTCTTTCCGAAGGACCTGTCATGGGCATTTTTTCTCACACCGGGTTTCAAGATGCAGCGGATGGAGCCTCTCACCAAGCTTTGGCCTATCTCGCGATGTCTGGCTCTATTCCCCATGTGGAGACCTATTGTCTCACGTGTAGCGAAGAGGCCTACCACTTGGTGTCTCAAGCGCTTCAGCAGATGGCCGAGGATAAAAAGCGGGGTGTGGCTGGAAAGAGCTATTTATTCTTTTTAGGTCGCGAAACGTTTCCTCCAAAATTTAATGAGACCGCCACCTACAAGCTAGGGAAAGCTCATGTGATCTCGGATCGTTTGGGGAATGCGGCTCAAAAAGTCATGATCGCTGTTTCGGGTTCGTTGGTGAGTGAGGCCCTTGAAGCTCAAGAAAAACTGGCCCAGAAGAATATTGGATCGATCGTAGTTAATCCGGCGGTGATGAATCGTCCCGATGTTGAATTTTTTGCGAAATGGTTACCCAAAGCCGACGGCAATTTAGTGACCTTGGAAGACCATCGTGTGATTGGTGGTATGGCCTCGGTCTTAGTTCCAGAGCTATTAAGTCATGATATCAAGATCAACAGACTTCGCACCCTGGGAGTGGGGGACGAGTTTGGTCGGAGTTCCTACACGGCCAAGGACCTTTACAAGCTTCACGGTTTAGATGCCGAGGCGGTTGTTAAAGCCGTCACTCACTAA